DNA from Paraburkholderia largidicola:
GTCGACGTGCGACCATGCAGCGCCCACTGCAAATTTCGGAAAGCGATAGTGGACAGCGATGCCGACATTTTGTTGGGGCGATGTCTCGAACAGCTCTCCGGTTGCTATCGCGCGATAAAGCCATAGAGCGTCACGCTTGATTGCGCGTACGCGATGCTCGAAAGAAGGGAGGCTGACGTCAAAGCAATGAGTGGCGGCGTGTTTTGTTTTGTTTGCATTTGACCCTCTTCATATGGCGGCCCCAATCAGCCGGTCAATGACGATGGACGTCGTTTGGCTCGATGCAACGACGTGACAGCGCAAACGCATCGCGATCTTTCGATCTTTTGTCATGCAGCGCTTCAACGTTTCACGCTCAGACTAGCGCGATTGGATAATATGTATCACCAACCAGTGCGAATGAAAAAATATAGGAAGATCGTGAATAAAGAAGTTCATCGACTGCTCACGATTGATCGGAGCATCGATAGAAAAACAGGAGATGAAAGGTCGTTCGGTCAACAAGGTTGATAACGTTTCATTGACCGAATACGTGGACAGTTACGAGAAGAGAGGATGTGACCTAATTGGATTTCATCGCCGGCGAGATTGGAAGGCGAAAATTTAAGGCTGATCGCCGACGATTGTTTCAACCGGAACCGGTTGGTCTTAGGTTCCTTATGCGGAGATTGCCTCGCGGATATTGGCTGCAATAGTCATGTCGGGTCTCAATGAAGTGTCACCGATACCGCTTAGGAGCCTTTTGGTGGCCTGCGGACCAAAGGGTGAAAGCGCAAGTAACTCTCGAACCAGTGCGTCTGTGGCATTTTCGAGTTCGCCGTCGACCGAAAACTCGGTGGCAACGCCCCAATCGTACGCTTTCACGCCATCGATGATTTGCGACCGCATGAGGATATCTCTCGTCCTGGCGGTGCCTATCATTCCACTGAGACGCGTCACGCTCTCGAAACCGGGGACTTGACCAGGGCGATGCGCGGGCAGCGAATAGGCGGTGGTCTCCGTGACGATCCGAAAGTCACATGCCAGCGACAACTCAAAGGCGCTGCCAAAGCAGTAACCCCGGTTCGCGGCAATAACCGGCTTGCTGCAACGCGACGGTGCGCTCAGCGCAAATGCAAGTTTTGATGTGTTGAGTGCCGAGCCATCGTCTGACTCGATCTTGTGGATCCCGTTGGAAAAATGTTCACCGGAACCGCGTATCACGATCACCTGGACCGTAGGGTCGACGTCCAGAGTCTCAATGACAGTTTTGATTTGTTCATGCTGCATGAACGACATGGCATTCATCGGCGGCCGGTCGAGGATGATGTCCGCGCGCAAGCCATTCGCGATCAGTTCGACATGGAAACCGTCGAGATTCGTCGGAAGGTTATAAGGTCGAAAAACAGGACGCGTCATAAATTCCTCTGTTGCATCGCATGGGTCGTCGACGTCAACCGTGCATTAATTCATATGAATACAGAGTGATGATCGGACTCACCGCACAGATCGTCACCGCAGGGTCAACACAAATCTAACACGCGTTAGTAGTTTTTCAACCGAAAAGTTAAATTGCATACGTATGCAGCAATATGTGAGAAAAACTACTCGTGTCACTGTCTCAGAGAACGAAATTGGTAGAAGGTGCAGCACATCATGGTAATTGCCTGCTTAACAATTCCAGTCTGCGCTCACTCGTACCCGCGTTCGATCAAAAGCTGGTGGCCGCTTGAATGTTGGAGGTCGATTGGCTACTCTAGGAATGGACCACTGCTGGATGGACTGTTTTTCGTAGGGCGAGACGCGTGAGAGCGTCTTTTTTTGATCCCGCAACTAACGCGCGTTAGCGGGAGCGACTCCGGGAATTGTCATGACAACGGCTCCTGTCGATGGCGCTCAATCACTCGTCCCATCGTTGCAAATGGGCTCGCGCCTTCGCGACCGGGAAGCGTTCACTGCGTGGCTGATGATCCTGCCTTCACTTATCGGCCTTATCGTCTTTTATCTGGTGCCGGCGGTGAGGGCAATGAGCATCAGCATGAGCAGCTGGAATCTCATGTCGGCGCCCCAGGATGTGGGCCTCGATAACTACCGTGCAATGCTCGCTGATGGCGAGTTCTGGCGCGCACTCGAGTTATCCGCGTATTACGTCCTTTTCAATATCCCGTTGCAGACAGCAACTGGACTGCTGCTCGCGGTATTGATGGACCGCCTCTGCCGGGCGATCGCACTACGCGCGATCGTGCTGCTGCCGTTTCTTCTTTCCAATGTGCTCGTGGCTTTGTTGTGGATGTGGCTCCTCGACCCGACGCTCGGTTGGGTCAACGTCATGCTTCAGTCGGTCGGCCTTACTACCCAGACATTCTTCAGTTCGCCCGTTGAGGCCCTCGCGACAGTAGCGGCCGTCAATACATGGCGATACACCGGCATGATCTCTTTGCTGTTTCTGGCGGGCATGCAGCGTATTCCCCGCAGCATTCTCGAGGCGGCAATACTGGATGGCGCTGGCGAATGGCAACTATTTTGCCGGATCACGTTGCCACTACTCCGGCCGGTCATGTTGTTCGTGCTTGTGACGAGCATTACCGGGGCATTCCAGATATTCGATACGATTGCAGTGGCGACCAATGGAGGGCCTGCGGGCTCGACACGCGTGATCGTCTATTACATCTACGAAAACGCCTTCAAGTTTCACAAGATGGGCTATGCGTGCGCCATGTCGATGGCATTGCTGTTCATCATGGCTTTGTACACTGCCATTCAGATGCGCGTTTTTCGCGCAAATGAGTCGGATCTTGCTATTTTCAATTTCGATCTCGGCGTCGTCGACCACGCAATTACCGCACCATCGAAGACCGCCAGGCGCGTTGGCCTCGGTCGCATTCTCGCATGGTGCTTGCTCGCGGCGCTGATCGCGGTCACTTTGATTCCGTTCTGGATCGTAGTGCGGACAGCGCTTACGCGCCCCGACGACTTGTATGCATCAACGGGAGCATGGTTGCCACCGGTATTGACGCTGGAAAACTTTCGGCGGGCGCTTGGATACGTATCTGACGACGTCGCTCTCGCCGCTGGTGGTTCAGGGAGCGATGTGAACTTTCTGAGATCTTTGTTGAATTCGATGATCTTTTCAGGGCTGGTCGTGGCGGGTCAGGTTGTCTTCAGCGCAATGGCTGCCTATGCATTCGCACGTTTGCGTTTCCGGGGGCGAAAACTGCTCTTTGCTCTATTTCTCGTCTCCCTGATGTTACCGAATATCGTTCTATTCATTCCAAACTTCATTCTCGTCAAGGAACTCGGTTGGCTCAATACCTATGCGGGTATGGTGGCACCGTTTCTTCTTGTGTGGGCATTTGCGATCTTCTTTCTCCGGCAGACGTTTTTGTCTATTCCACGCGAACTGGAGGAGGCCGCGCGTCTCGATGGTGCGTCGTACTGGACGATTTTCTGGCGAGTGGTGGTCCCCGTGAGCGTGCCACCGATAACGGCCGTTGCGATTCTATCGGGCGTCAACGCATGGAACGAATTCTTTTGGCCGTTCCTCGTGGCGAGCGCCGATGATATGCAAGTCCTCACCGTCGCGCTGCAAGCGTTCAAGTCGCAGGCGCCTCAAGGTGCGCCGGACTGGAGTGGCCTGATGGCGGCTGCGTGTCTGGCAATACTTCCATCGTTTGCGTTACTGCTTTTCTTTGGCCGGTTTGTCGTCCAATCCGTACAGTCTCCTCGCAAGAAGTGACCGTTGCATAGTCTGTACAGAAACTGTCGAAGGTTTTGATACTGTGTCTCGAATGTATATGAACATGAGGCTCTTTTCACGTTGGCACTGGCGGTATCCAGTTCCGCAGATCACCGGCATGATCGCCGCAATGGTGACCATGGTGTACGCCCATGCCGGTACCGTTGAAATCAGATACGCCCTATGGGATGCGAACCAGCGACCTGCTTATCAGGCATGCGCCACGCAGTTCGAAACAGAGAATCCCGATATCCATATCAAGATCTCGCAAGTCGGGTGGGAGAATTATTGGACTGTCCTCACGACGCAATTCGTGTCTGGCACGGCGCCCGATGTATTCACCAATCATTTGATGAAATATCCCGAGATGGTGACCAACGGGCAACTCGTCGACCTGACACCGTACATCCAGCGCGATCAGGTGAAGACAGACAGTTTCTATCCAGCATTACTGCTGAACTGGTCGAGAGACGGACATCAGTACGGCTTGCCGAAGGATTGGGACACGATTGCGCTGGTCTATAACAAGCAGATGTTCAGGGACGCTGGCATCGATCCCGCATCGATTTCGGACTGGACGTGGAACGATCGTGACGGAGGGTCCTTCGAGAAGGCAATCGCAAGGTTGACACTCGACGCCAATGGTAACCGTGGCGATTCGAGGCAATTCGATCCGCAGCACGTGAAGGTGCGCGGGTATCAGATCGCCCGAGCGGGCGGCATGATGGGCCAAACCGAATGGAGCGCGTTCGCTGTGTCTGAGGGTTTCAGATATAACGATGGCCCGTGGACCACTCGCTACTACTATGACGACCCGCGCCTGGCGCGCACGCTCGAATGGTTCACGAGTCTGCCGAAGAAAGGTTATTCCGCGCGTTTTGACGAAGCCAGCCGGATAGGAAGTTCTGCTCTCTTCGCGGCGGGAAAGACTGCGATCGTGAGCGATGGGTCATGGATGGTCAACTGGTACGCGCAGAACGCGAAATTCGAAGTTGGATACGCGGTTCTTCCTAAAGGTCCTCTCGGGCGCGCGACGATGTTCAACGGACTGGCCGATTCGATCTGGAGCGGCAGTGAACATAAGGAAGAGTCGTGGAAATGGGTGAGATATCTGGCTTCCGCGGCCTGCCAGAAGATTGTCGCGCAACGCGGTGTCGTATTCCCCGCAATAAAAGATCTCGACGCGATCACGGTCGACGCGCATGCCAGGCGCAAGATCGATACGCAGGCTTTCCTCGACATGACAAAGGCGACGACCTTCCAACCGCCTATTGCAAAAGGCGGCGCGGAGATCGACGCGATCATGGACGCCACCATCGAATCGATCCTGCTGGGGCGAGTGAATGCAGCAACGGCGCTTAAAGATGCCAATGTAAAGGTCAATGAGGTTACGCGACGTTAGCAAAGGTCGCGACTGCACAGGGTTCCGTCATAAAACACGCAACGGAGATGCCTCAATGTCAGTGGGAAAGCCCCTCAAGATTGCCTTGATCGGAGCGGGGAGCACTGTGTTTGCGCGCAACCTGCTCGGTGACATTCTTGGTTACCCGGAACTGGCGGACGCCACCATTGCGCTTCACGATATAGACGAGCGGCGGCTGGAACTGTCGGCACTCGTTGCGAGTCGGGTGGCGGGGCATTTGCACGCGAGTCCCGAGATTGTCGCAACGACCGATCGCATACGCGCACTCGATGGCGCCGACTACGTGCTCAATCTGATCCAGGTAGGCGGTTTCCGGCCAGGAACCGTGGTCGACTTCGAGATCCCAAAGCGATATGGGCTCGAACAGACGATCGGCGACACCATAGGCATTGGCGGGATCATGCGCGGATTGCGCACCATCCCCGTGATGCTCGAGATGCTCGCGGACATGGAGCGCGTATGTCCCGACGTCCTGCATTTGAACTACGTCAATCCAATGGCGATCCTCTGCTGGGCGATGAGCCGGGCGTCGCCTGTTCGCACGATCGGCCTGTGCCACAGTGTGCAGGGCACAGCCGCTGAACTCGCGAACGACATCGGCGTGCCGCTGGAAGAAATCCGCTATACGTGTGCTGGGATCAATCACATGGCGTTCTTTCTGAAGTTCGGACGGAACGGCGAAGATCTCTATCCCGCGCTGCATCGTGTGCGAGCCGAAGGTCGTGTTCCCGATGCAAACCGCGTACGTTACGAGATGCTGAATCTGCTTGGCTATTTTCCAACAGAATCGAGCGAACATTTCAGCGAATATGTTCCCTGGTTCATCAAGCGCGGACGCGATGATCTGCTCGCCAGGTTCAATATTCCACTGGATGAGTACCCAGGTCGCTGCCAGGTTTATGAGGCGTCCTGGGACTTTATTGAAAAGGAACTTCGCGAGCCGGGGTCGCAAGACCCCGAGGTCTTGCGGGCGACACTGCTCGGTCGGGGATTCAAGGTGATGGACAACCGTCATGACGGTGCGGTGGCGCAACTCGAAGGTCTGCGCACGGTCCGTCGCTCACTCGAATACGGCGCGACGATCATCCACTCGATAGAGTCCGGCGTCCGAAACGTCATCTACGGCAATGTGCCGAATACAGCACTGATCGACAATCTGCCGCAAGGTTGTTGCGTCGAAGTTCCCTGTCTGGTCGACGGGAATGGAGTGCAACCCACCCATATCGGGGCGCTGCCCCCGCAGCTCGCTGCCTTGATGCGCACGAATATCGGTGTGCAGGAAATGACTGTCGAAGCGGCGCTCACGGGACAGCGCGACCATGTCTATCATGCCGCGATGCTGGACCCGCATACGGCGGCCGAACTGGACGTGGACCAAATCGTGGCATTGGTCGACGACTTGCTCGATGCTCA
Protein-coding regions in this window:
- a CDS encoding enoyl-CoA hydratase/isomerase family protein, translating into MTRPVFRPYNLPTNLDGFHVELIANGLRADIILDRPPMNAMSFMQHEQIKTVIETLDVDPTVQVIVIRGSGEHFSNGIHKIESDDGSALNTSKLAFALSAPSRCSKPVIAANRGYCFGSAFELSLACDFRIVTETTAYSLPAHRPGQVPGFESVTRLSGMIGTARTRDILMRSQIIDGVKAYDWGVATEFSVDGELENATDALVRELLALSPFGPQATKRLLSGIGDTSLRPDMTIAANIREAISA
- a CDS encoding alpha-glucosidase/alpha-galactosidase, with translation MSVGKPLKIALIGAGSTVFARNLLGDILGYPELADATIALHDIDERRLELSALVASRVAGHLHASPEIVATTDRIRALDGADYVLNLIQVGGFRPGTVVDFEIPKRYGLEQTIGDTIGIGGIMRGLRTIPVMLEMLADMERVCPDVLHLNYVNPMAILCWAMSRASPVRTIGLCHSVQGTAAELANDIGVPLEEIRYTCAGINHMAFFLKFGRNGEDLYPALHRVRAEGRVPDANRVRYEMLNLLGYFPTESSEHFSEYVPWFIKRGRDDLLARFNIPLDEYPGRCQVYEASWDFIEKELREPGSQDPEVLRATLLGRGFKVMDNRHDGAVAQLEGLRTVRRSLEYGATIIHSIESGVRNVIYGNVPNTALIDNLPQGCCVEVPCLVDGNGVQPTHIGALPPQLAALMRTNIGVQEMTVEAALTGQRDHVYHAAMLDPHTAAELDVDQIVALVDDLLDAHRDSLPESLLQRSRVEVGI
- a CDS encoding ABC transporter substrate-binding protein, with the protein product MNMRLFSRWHWRYPVPQITGMIAAMVTMVYAHAGTVEIRYALWDANQRPAYQACATQFETENPDIHIKISQVGWENYWTVLTTQFVSGTAPDVFTNHLMKYPEMVTNGQLVDLTPYIQRDQVKTDSFYPALLLNWSRDGHQYGLPKDWDTIALVYNKQMFRDAGIDPASISDWTWNDRDGGSFEKAIARLTLDANGNRGDSRQFDPQHVKVRGYQIARAGGMMGQTEWSAFAVSEGFRYNDGPWTTRYYYDDPRLARTLEWFTSLPKKGYSARFDEASRIGSSALFAAGKTAIVSDGSWMVNWYAQNAKFEVGYAVLPKGPLGRATMFNGLADSIWSGSEHKEESWKWVRYLASAACQKIVAQRGVVFPAIKDLDAITVDAHARRKIDTQAFLDMTKATTFQPPIAKGGAEIDAIMDATIESILLGRVNAATALKDANVKVNEVTRR
- a CDS encoding ABC transporter permease subunit; this translates as MTTAPVDGAQSLVPSLQMGSRLRDREAFTAWLMILPSLIGLIVFYLVPAVRAMSISMSSWNLMSAPQDVGLDNYRAMLADGEFWRALELSAYYVLFNIPLQTATGLLLAVLMDRLCRAIALRAIVLLPFLLSNVLVALLWMWLLDPTLGWVNVMLQSVGLTTQTFFSSPVEALATVAAVNTWRYTGMISLLFLAGMQRIPRSILEAAILDGAGEWQLFCRITLPLLRPVMLFVLVTSITGAFQIFDTIAVATNGGPAGSTRVIVYYIYENAFKFHKMGYACAMSMALLFIMALYTAIQMRVFRANESDLAIFNFDLGVVDHAITAPSKTARRVGLGRILAWCLLAALIAVTLIPFWIVVRTALTRPDDLYASTGAWLPPVLTLENFRRALGYVSDDVALAAGGSGSDVNFLRSLLNSMIFSGLVVAGQVVFSAMAAYAFARLRFRGRKLLFALFLVSLMLPNIVLFIPNFILVKELGWLNTYAGMVAPFLLVWAFAIFFLRQTFLSIPRELEEAARLDGASYWTIFWRVVVPVSVPPITAVAILSGVNAWNEFFWPFLVASADDMQVLTVALQAFKSQAPQGAPDWSGLMAAACLAILPSFALLLFFGRFVVQSVQSPRKK